The Leptospira koniambonensis sequence CCAAAAAATTTATTCATCCAGATGGCAAACTCCCGAAATATCAGACACGCTTTATAATTCAGTGGTAAGTAGAGTCCTTGACGGAAGTTTTTCTCTATCAACCGATCTTCTTTCCTTACCGGAAGTTATAGATTTTTTAAATAAAAACTGAAATGCACAATCGGAAATCACTAATGAAAAGAATAATCATCGCCTTAAATATCGTTCTATTTCTATCGATCGGTATTTTCGGAGCGTATAGATGCGGTTCCAAGCCGAATACGATGGAAATTGTGCAATTGGTATTGACTCTTTGCTGGCCGATTCCTTTGGAAGATAGGCCGCAAATTTGTTTCGACGCCGCTAATTTATATATTGCTTTAACAGGCGGTTGCACTAGCTGTCCAGTGAATTATTCGATTGGACTATAATCCGGACGCTGTAGAGATCGGAAACGTTTGGGTAACGCAGAACGGAACTGGAAAATGCGGTAGAACGACTATTGTTTCGACAGGCGTTGTCACATCTTATGATTGCGTATATACCGCATGCAATAGTGTGGGTGCTCAATCTTCCGCAATGCTGGATTCTGCAGGAGCCTTTGCAACCGGGGCAGGGGCTTGTATGCCCGCAGGTGTAAGTTCCCTTTCACCTGCAAATGGAAGCGTAATTTCTACAAATACAGGAATATCCGTTACGCTAGACAAATCGGTTGATATCACCTCGTTGAACATTGGGGGAACACTCGGCAGTATTGATCCGAATTCTGTTCAAATTTCTCAAAAGAATCAGTTTCGGGATACGATTACGATCCCTCCACAGCCGGAATGGTTGACCGGAGCGAACAAGAATATTACGATAACAGGAACAGATTTAGACGGACTTCCTATTTCTTTGGATTTGAAATACAGTGTATACGCTAATAGTGCGAATCCTTCTCCCGATTTTTCCAACTGTGTTCCTAATTGCAAATTCGGTTGGGGAACTTCTTATTCCGTACAATTCCAAGCTACCGGTGGATTTCTCCCTTATACTTGGACAAAAGGTTCCGGGGCACCTCCCGGAGCAAATATGACGTCGGGTGGTTTGTTGAGTGGGCCTGCGACCAATAATGTATTGGGCCAATACACGTTTCCCGTAACCGTTATGGACGCAGCAGGCACGACGGTGACCAAGAACGTAATGATCGATACGGTCGATCTTGTTACCGCTTGCTTTTTGTTCGGTGTTTGTTCTTTATAAGGAATCAAAATGAAAAAGAAACTAGTGCCCTTTATTTTATTCTCCATTATCTTTTTGAACTGTGAAGGAGAAGCGGAAAGTCGTAATTTTGGAATGACTTCTTTGGAGGCATTCTATAGTACAATTTTAAGAAAACCTGCGGAAGTTCAGTTTCGAAACGATTCTTCGATCGTCCAAAATTACACCTTATGGCAGATGGACGTTTGCCCCGGATCTGACATGTTTAAAGTTCTGGAATCTGGAAATGTTAATCCGGGGGAGACATCTTCTCGATTTACTCTTTCACAAGTTAGTAATTCTGATATTCAATACTTTAGATTGGAAGTCAATTCAACTTGTATTCCGACAAATAACTCTCCCGGTATCTATTCCGTTTCTATTTATTCCGCTGCTACTGTGACATTATGTACATTTACTTCCGATGACGGGGCAACTTACTCTTGTGAGTTAAAGAACTGATCGGAGTTCAAATTCGATTATTCAAAATTGTTCTTATAATATCAGGATAACCTAGGAAGTTAAGCGAAAGGTAAATGAAAATCATACGTTTTATCAGCATCCTTTGCCTCGTTAGTACTCAGTCTATATATGCCGAAAATAATAATCGAGGTTCTTTTTTCTTTGAATTGACTTACGGAGAAGGGCTCTCCTATCCGAATGCTAAACCTTATAAATATGATCCAAATGCTATGAATAAGGAAAATAGTTATAATAACCTGGATAACTCGATCGGAAACTATATTTGGAATACCGGAACGGAAACAGATAAAGCCGCAAGCCTTTACGCGTTCGATCATTCTCCGAAACCGAAAGTTACCGGCCAAAATTATTCGTTTCTTTTCGAGTATGTCTTTAAGAACGGAATCGGATTAGGTGCGAATGTTAACAGTGCCGATTTCCAAGGTTCTAACCTGACGTTCTCCCGAGATTTAGTTATGCTTGGTGTTATTGCTCTGGATGATACATACGGAAACGGAAATTTAACTCAAAACGAGTTAAAAAATATCCAGATAAATTCTCCATACTATACATATCACCAGAATGATCTTTTGAAAATGAGGACATATGGTCTGAACGTAGCATATCATTTTCTGGAAAATTCTTCTTTCGATCCGTATGTGCGCTTCGGATTGGCATACGGAAATGAAACAACCGGCAACGCTAAAGTGGTTCAGTCTACAGTTTCGGTCGGAGCAAGATATATATTCGGACAGAACTTTTATCTACTGGTGGAACTTTCCGGAAATAATTACGACGGATATTCTAAGGCGACTGGAAACTTTGGTCAATATTTTGGAGGAAAAGAGGGATACTCTTGGACTTTGCAGGAATACACTGGCAAAGTCGGTGTCGGAGTTAAACTATAATATTATAAATTAATTAGTAATTTTGTTTCACAATGTATGCCGAAAGAAAGAAAGAAATCAGATAATCTGCAAAGCAAAATGAAATCGTAGAACCAAACTTTTATTTGCCCGGTTTCAATTTTTGAAATATAGCTTCGGTCTTTTTTGAGAACCTTTACGATTTGCGTTTGTGTCAAAGCAGATTCCTTTCCTGCGGAGAAAATTTTTCTCACTTTGCCCGCTCTGCGACTCCGCGCGATATTACAAAATTTTAAATATTATTTCCAATCGAGTTAGGATCTCCTAACTGAGAAACATCCACTTCTACCTTCAATTTATGTTTCCCGCCACCGAATAGAATTCCTTTCAAAGGAGAAACATCGGAAAAATCCCTACCTAAAGATGTATGAATATACTCGTCTGTGATCGCTTTTCCATTTGTAGGGTCAAAGTCGAACCAACCTTGGCCCGGGCAATACACAGAGATCCACGCATGGGTTGCATCACTCCCTCTTAATTTAGGTTTTCCAGGAGGAGGATAAGTTTCTATATAACCGGAAACATATTTACAAGGCAGCCCCATAGAGCGAAAAGCAGCCAAGGAAAGATGAGTGAAGTCCTGACAGACTCCTTCTTTTTTTTCCAAAACCTCGTCCAGAGGAGTATAAATATTTGTACTTCCTGCTTTGAACTTAAAATCTTCTCTGAATCTTTTTACATATTCCAAAACAGCTTCCGGATAAGGAAGATCCATCGGCAGATATTTTTCTAAAAAGTTCTTATAGGAAACGGAGCGAGTTACAAAAGCAGAATCTCCTACAAATTCCATTGCTTCCAAAGCTTCTTTTTCGGTAACCGTTTTCAATTTTTCTAATATTTCTGCTGCAGTGATCGAAACCTGCTTTTTTTTCTTTTCAGGTTCGGAAGTAAAAACTTTCGCTTCTGCAGTCACGGATAGAATATTATGAGGTGTTTCCACTGCAAAAGAATATACAGTATTTCCAAAATAGTCCGTTCTGAATTCTGTATATTTAGGTTTAGGAAAAATTTCTATTCTAAACTCTCTGCAAATCTGTCTTTCATTGGATGTAGGACAAAGATGAGCCAAATTCAAACAATGAGAGACTTCTTTCTCGTATGTATAATGGGTCAGGTGACGAACTGAATACTCAGCCATAAGGTCCTCCCAATCTGACTTGGTTTTCCACATAGCGGAAGTATTTGGTAGCAACTGCGTCGGAGACAGATTTCAATTGGGCAAGAATATCTTCGAGCCATCTTCGAAGTCCACCGGCAGGATCTGCATATTCGAAAAGTCGTTTTGCATCTTCTTCGCTGAATCGAACTAAAACATCTGTAAGTCTTTGGATCTCTTCTGAAATTTCTTCATCTTTTCCAGTAGAAGAGAATAATGTATTCTCTCTTAATCTTTCCAACTGAAATGCAAGTGAGCGCGGATTACTTTCGTCGAAGATCAGAATGTCTACTACTGATTCTGCTTCTACTCTGTATTTATAACGTCTTCTGTAAGTGATCCGAATATCATTCACATTCAAAAGACTTTCAAACATACTTTTATTATAGACCGAAGTTCTTTCGATCGTGGAGAGTAAGAGCCTTGCGATAAACTGCGCCCTCTCCAATCTTTTTCCCATATCCAGGAAGTAGTATCCAGTTTCACGGCTCATACTTTCATTTGCAAGACCAGAGAGAGAAGCAAACAGGTTTACTAATTTTTGTAAGTATTCCAACACTTCGTCGTAACTTGAATTTCGTGGAGTTTCTGATTCCAATCTAGAAATCAAATATCGAGTATCATCAGAGATCCTATCTCTAACTGCCTTTGTACTTCCTACGAAAAAATTCAGATCGTGGCGGATGCTTCCGGAAGAATAAGGAGAAGTTGCTAATTGGAATATCTTCTCTCGTATTGATTCCAAAGAATCCAATCCGTTTGTTTCAAAAAATCCAAGACTGTAGCCTGAAAGTTGATCCAAGATTCCGAGTAAAATAGAAAATTGTTCTTTCTCGTAAGACTCTTCTGCTTCTAAGATCTTATGGACTGTTTCTCTAAGAAGCCTGGACATATTTTCTGCACGTTCCGCATAACGTCCCATCCAGAACATATTGTCTGCGACCCTGCTCGGAATTCCGGAACCTTTTCTTTTGATAGGCATCCTTCCGATCTGGCCAGGAAGAAGACTAAACTCCTTCTTCTCTTCAGAAGCTAAGATCCAAAGATCCTTGGAAATAGCTCCTCTTTGGTTTGTGATAATAAGTTCATCCGCCTTAGGAGAAACCCTCACGAGTCCTCCAGGCATACAAGTATAACCATTCTCAGAAAGACAGGTAAAAGTCCTTAAGACAGACTTACCTATCAGCAGCTCTTCTGAATCTCCCGAAAAAATAGGAGATGTAGAACCTGCGAGAATTTCCTGGGCAACATAACGTTCTGGTCTTGCTTCTACCTTTGTTCTTAGTTCCAACATCTCACTTTCTTTAAGTGTAGAAAGAAAAACAGAAGGATCTAAAGGAGAACGAATTGCTGGTTTGATCGCGTATTTATGGGGATTGGTAAATACTTCTTTGCGAGAATTTTCATCTCCCATCCAAAGTGTAGGAACATTCGGAAGAATTAGATCTTCTCCCAAATAAAATTTACATAAACTTGGAAGATATGCGTGGATGGCCCGATTCTCTAAAAATCCAGAGCCGATAGGATTTGCAACAGTGATAGTCCCTGCTCGAACCGCTCCCAAAATACCTGGAACTCCCAAAAGAGAATCTCCCTTAAGTTCGAGAGGATCCATGTACCAATCGTCCACGCGACGAAAGATCACATCTACTTGTTGTAAACCTTCTATCGTTTTTAGAAAGACCTTATTATCTCTAACAGTTAAGTCTTCTGCTTGGGCTAAAGTATATCCCAGATATCCGGCAAGATAAGCATGCTCAAAATAGGTTTCGTTTCCAGGACCTGGAGTAAGAAGAATAGTAAGCGGTTCTCTATCTTTATTAGAAGAGAATGAATTTAATGTTCTTCTTAAAGCTCTGAAATATAATGCAACTCTATGGACTTGAGAATCTCTATAAAGAGAAGGAAAAATACGAGAAAGAACAATTCGATTTTCTAAAGCGTATCCTGAACCAGAAGGAGCCTGAATACGATCTCCAATCACATAAAAATTTCCCTGGCTGTCGCGGCTGATATCCGTGGCTAAAAATGCCAAACGGAAATTTGTAAAATCATAAACTGGAGCACATGCTCTTAAAAATCCGCCGGACTGGAATAGAACTTCGTGTGGGATCTTTTTTTCGTATAAGGATCTTTTAGGACCATAAACGTCCTTTAGAATTTCGTTAAGTAGTTCGGATCTTTGGGCCAGACCTCTTTCGATCCCATCCCATTCTTTGCTGTCCATGAGAAGAGGAAAAAGATCCAGTCCCCAGGCTCTTTCTCTCTCGTCCCCGTAAACATTATAAGTTACTCCGCTCTCTTTTAAAATACGGAGACTATCTTCTTTGCGCCTTCTTAATTCTGCGCCGCCGAGATTATTTAGTGAACGAAGTAAAAATTCGTATTTGTCCCTGGACTTTCCGTCAGGGAGGCATAGCTCGTCATAAACTCCTAGCGCAGGTTTATATCCGGAGAGAAGATTTGCAGCTTGGGAAGTTCTCTGATTCATCTTCCGAGAGACATTTTCAACTCCCGTCTGATTTTAATCCAGCTTTAAAGTAGCCCCAATATTGATTTGTCTGTATGGCCCTTGTTGGATCCCCACAGGAAGTCTTCCGGAAATATAGACTCTATCTTCTAAATTTTTTCCGTTCACGAAAATAGACCATCTTCCGCCGGGAGCCTCGTATCCAAAATCGGCATTCCAAATTCCGTATGCAGGAACTACACCCTGGCTTCCATCCGTGCTTTGGTTTTTGGTATTCTGCAAATCAGAATATTGTTTATCAAAATATTGATATTCCACTCTGGCATAAAATCCAGACGGGCTTTTCACTCCAATCGCGCCTATAAAAACATTCATAGGAACGTAAGGCAGATAATTTCCGTTTGTGTTTACCTTGATCAGATTTCCTGCAGAGTTCACTGCAAATAAAGGCTGATTTGTGATACTCACAGTTCCATCTGCATTTTGTATTGTGCCCACTGGAACGTAAGTTGTAGAAATTGCTTTTGTATAAGAGTAAGTAAATTCCAAAGGAATTTCCCATCTGGACTCAGCAAATTTTCCGAAGTCGAAAACAAAATTACTCTCCACACCTCTGTTTACTGATCTTCCCGCATTGATAGGGACTGCTCCAAGCCCAGAACCTGCTTCATTCGTATTTACGATTTGATTCGAAAAATATAATGCGTATGTACTAACTTGAGTGTAGAAGTAGCGGGTAATATTTCCTCTAAAACCTGTCTCATAGTTATTGGATCTTTCCGCACTAAGTTTATAACCTAAACCTAATGCAGGATTTTGGACAGTGGAGAATGTAGGAGGAGAGAATGCAGTGTGTGCACCAGCAAACCAGATAAACTTTTCTGTAATATCAAAAGTAAGTCCAATCCCTGGTAGAACTACTTTTGTATAAGTTTCGTTCGCATCATTTACTAAGATGGATTGTCCTACAGTATTCGCGTATCCTTTGGAAATATCATCTGCAGTCGCAAGTCTTCTATGAGTATAAACACCTTGGAAGATATGTTCATAACGAACTCCAGGGATCACCTTAAACTTATCAGTCAATTTGATAGAATCTTGGACATACAAAGCATACGCCCTTGCATTACGATTCTGTTGTTGTGTAGTAATACCTTTAGTAAGAGTTGGATAAGGGAATACATTATTCGCTGCGTTTACGGATTCATAATGCATTCTCGCACCAAAAGCAATCTCATGGTCCAAGCCGAATGTATTAAATTTACCTTCTACCTTAGTTTCCAGACCTCCAGTCTTAAAGAAAGAATGTCTGTTTGGAGTGGAATTTAACATGTAAATCACATCTCCAGGCTGATTTCCTATAATATCAGGAGCATAAACACCAAACGCATTTTCAGGAGGTCTTGCAGGAAAACCGAATTCAGTTAGATTATTATGAGAATAAGATTCTTGGCGAAATAAGAAGCCAACATTTGTCCAATATGCTCTTGTGATCATCTTCCAATTTTCATTAAAAGTATGATCATGACCAATCACTGCGGCCTGTCTATCGATGGATTTTTGGTCATATCTAGCAGGATTGATCCTTGGATTTCTCCAATACAAACCCTGTGTGAGTCCTAGATAAGTAGATTGAGCCTCTTGCTGGTAAGATTGGTACTTTAGAAAAACAGAATCTTTCTCTCCTAATTTTTGGATCAACTTTAGATTTAGATCGTTAACTCTAAAACCTTGGTAATCCCTAAAACCATTTCCTTGGTTACGCATATAAGAAATATCATAACCAGTATTCGTAGTTTGATTAGTCCCGCCATATTGCAAAAGACTGGAAGCATAACCGTTCATTCCACCGATCACCTTCGCACTAAACGTCGGTTTTTCAGGAGGTTTGCGGGTTACATAGTTTACAATACCGCCCAAAGTTGTTGGTCCAAAAAGAATAGAACCTGAACCTTTCACAACTTCTACTCTTTCCATTCTATCAATATGAGGCACAAAATAACTTTCTGGTTGTCCGTAAGGACTCAAAGAAGTGAAAACTCCATCTTCTAAGATCAAAGTTTTTCTAGATTCTTCGTTACTCACACCTCTGAACGCGATATTCGGAGTAAGACCAACTGCATCTTGGTATCGGATCGTTGCACCAGGAACCCTGCGCAGCGCTTCCATAGAATCGATTGGATTTGTTTCTTTTAAGATCTTTTTGCCGATCACATTCGCTGAACCAGGGATCTTTTTAATATCATCATCCTTGGCTCCGATCACATTGATTTGTCCGCTTTCTAAAAATCTTCTTCTCTTCTCTGCAAGAGTTTCCTCTTGTTTGGACATTTCCTTCTTAGAAGGATCTTCTTGTTCGTTTTCTGAAGAAGTTCCGTTTGCCCCATTATTTCCATTAGGCTGGGAGAAGAGGAAAGAATTAGAAAAAATTAAAATACTAAAGACAAGAGAGGAACGGAATCGTTTCTGGAACATCAATCTCCGTCCCCTCCTGGTCCACCGGAAATCGGACTCGAGCCTGTAAGAGCCGCGAGTTCAGTATTCAAAATAGTTAATAATTCACTTAAGTCCGCAATACTAGACTTGATTGCAGTAAAATTTGCAGAATTAGAACTTCCCCACGCAGCAGGTGGATCAGCAGCAGAAGGAGTGATATCTCCTAAATGTTCATCTAATTCAGCGATTTCATGTTTAATCTCAGAATCCAATGTAGGGCTATAAAATTTTACATAATCTGAAAGTCCTGCACCTGTTCCGTTACCAGTATAGATTGCTTTAAAAGTACTGAAATTATCTATTAAATTCTGGAAAGAGTCTCCAGAAAACCTGGACTCTGCACGATCTGATTTAGGAGAAGAACCATTCCCTCCTCCGGAAAGACCTTCTGGAATTTCCAGTTTTCCATCTTTCATAATACTTAAGAGTTGGATTGTTCCAGATAAAATAGCATCTAACGCAGCTCCGGAACTTGGAAACGTGGCAGAAGTCCCGTTGCCTGCAGTTGCAAGCTGTGTTCCCAAAGGATTTGTTCCACTTGTATCCCAAGCGCTAGTCACATTGAATGCATGACCGCTATATTCTAAAACTAATGCTCTTAAAAGTGCAGATCTTCCATTTGGAGCAGAAGGAAAATCGCCACAACTTGCTGCAGTTCCTCTATTTACTCCTGGTCTGCTAAAAAGAATATATTCAATTGCACTAATACCTTTAGCCTTATTTTTCATCTGGCCTATTGCCTGTTGTGCGTCGGAAAGATCTCCAACAGTAAATGTATCCAAATCATCCAACTCAGTTGTATTAGGTGAAGACTCTATTAGATAATTGATTAAGAACGGATCCATCCGAGTAAAATAAGCGAGAGTAGATCCGAAACGAAAAGGTTCCACTTTTTTCAGATCAGATTTATGAGCAATCCAAGCTGCTTGAGCACTAGACAAAGAATCAGAAGCACAAAGATCATTCGTTGCATTTACAAGATCCACTCTGCTCGCCTCTAAATTCACGAATAGAGGAGGAATGATATTATTTCCTAAATTCTGTAAAATAGATCTAGGATCGAATGAATTGAACATCTGGTAGAGATATCCATTCGTATTTGCTGCACCCGATGCAGAGTTTTTATGAGAACAAGAAATGAAAATAGAAAGTAAGAAGATACTTAGAATGATCCAAGCGGTAAGGATCAGCTTCTTAATTCGGAAAAACCTGCCGAATCGTCCGCTTCTAACAGAATTGTTTTGTCGCATCGTTCCCTCGAAACTGGGTTCTTTATCTTGAGAATCAGAATTATTTTTCTAGAACTGGTTGCAACTGTTTTTGAGATTAGATCTCACAAAGTAAGTTTGATAAATACTAATTATTCAATCCAACGAAGGTCCATTGTATAACCATTCGTATTCTTCAATCGTTTAGGTTCGGAGCCATCCAAAGCAGAATGACCATCTGCTAAAAATCTGGAGATCCTACGAGACTCAGCTTCATACGAATTCACAGGAAAAGTATCATAAGCTCTTCCACCTGGATGAGAAACATAATAACGACAACCACCTAAAGGACGAGAAGACCAGGTATCCCAAACATCAAATACCAAAGGAGTATGGACCGGAAGATTCGGATGCAAAGTGAATACTGGATTCCAAGCCTTGAAACGAATTCCTGAAACTGCTTCACCTTTTCTGCCAGTGCCTCTAAGTGGAACTTCATATCCATTACAGCTGAGAAGATAACGATCACTCCAACCTTCTACCTTTACTTGCAATCTTTCTAATGCAGAATCTACAGATCTAGAAGTTCCAAAAGAAGAAGATTCTTCTCCTAAAACATTCCAAGGTTCCAAGGCCATTCTAAGTTCTAAGAAAACTTCTTCTCTTTGGGTTTTGCCATATACAGGAAAACGAAATTCAAAAAATGGAAGGAACTCTTCTTCTTGGAATGCAAAGCCATGCTCTTTCAAATCTCTCAGAACATCTTTAAAATCACTCCAAACAAAATGAGGAAGAAGAAAACGATCATGCAGTTCTGTTCCCCAATAGGTAGGCGCTTTCACATAAGGTTTTTCCCAAAATCTGCAAACCAAAGATAAAACCAAAAGTTGTTGTACCACACTCATTTTATAATGAGGAGGCATTTCAAATCCTCTTAGTTCTACAAGACCCAAACGAGAACCCATTGGAGGATACAGTTTATCTATGGAAATTTCAGCTCTATGAGTATTTCCTGTTAGATCCACAAGTAGATTTCTAAAAAGTCGATCTACTAACCAAGGATTTGATTCTTTAATTTTATCTAATTGAGAAGAAGCTAATTCATATTCGTATAATATTTCGTCCCTGCCCTCATCCAGACGAGGAGCCTGAGAGGTAGGACCAATAAACAAACCAGAAAAAAGATAAGAAAGAGAAGGATGATGCTGCCAATAACTTACCAGGCTTCGCAGAAGGTCCGGTCTTCGTAAAAATGGACTGTCTTCCGGGGACATTGCACCTATGGTGATATGATTCCCTCCTCCTGTTCCAGTATGCCTTCCATCAATTAGGAATTTTTCTGCACTAAGGCCGAGCTCTTTTGCTTCTTCATATAAGATACGAGTTTTCTCTTCCAGCTCTTTAAAATTAGAAGAAGGATGTAAATTTACTTCTAAAACCCCAGGATCTGGCGTTATTCTAAATAGACCTAACCTTGCATCAGAAGGAGGTTCATATCCTTCTAATACGATTTGTACTCCAGATTTTTCAGCAGCAAACTCTATGGAAGAGATTAAATCTAGCCAAGGTTCCAAACCTTCTACTGGAGGTAAAAATACATGAATAGAACCAAGTCTTGGCTCAATAACCAAAGTAGTTCGGATCGGAAGATCTTTTCCGGTTGGAAAAAACTTAGGCTCTTTAGAAGATCTTTTTTCTAATTTAGAATCCAGATCTTTCCTGGAACTTAATTTTTTACTCTTAGACAGATCAGTAAGAACAGCATTCGGTCTGAAATTTTCGGAGATAGAAGAAAAAGGTAATCTAAATCCGGCAGGGCTATCTCCTGGGATCAAATATAATCTTTCTCTTTTGTATTTCCATTCAGAACTTTCCCATTCAGACTTTGTATAATTAAATTGTAATGGAATAGCGATCGCTTTTTTAAGTTTAAAATCTCTATCTACAAGTGAGA is a genomic window containing:
- a CDS encoding Ig-like domain-containing protein, encoding MDYNPDAVEIGNVWVTQNGTGKCGRTTIVSTGVVTSYDCVYTACNSVGAQSSAMLDSAGAFATGAGACMPAGVSSLSPANGSVISTNTGISVTLDKSVDITSLNIGGTLGSIDPNSVQISQKNQFRDTITIPPQPEWLTGANKNITITGTDLDGLPISLDLKYSVYANSANPSPDFSNCVPNCKFGWGTSYSVQFQATGGFLPYTWTKGSGAPPGANMTSGGLLSGPATNNVLGQYTFPVTVMDAAGTTVTKNVMIDTVDLVTACFLFGVCSL
- a CDS encoding transglutaminase family protein, giving the protein MAEYSVRHLTHYTYEKEVSHCLNLAHLCPTSNERQICREFRIEIFPKPKYTEFRTDYFGNTVYSFAVETPHNILSVTAEAKVFTSEPEKKKKQVSITAAEILEKLKTVTEKEALEAMEFVGDSAFVTRSVSYKNFLEKYLPMDLPYPEAVLEYVKRFREDFKFKAGSTNIYTPLDEVLEKKEGVCQDFTHLSLAAFRSMGLPCKYVSGYIETYPPPGKPKLRGSDATHAWISVYCPGQGWFDFDPTNGKAITDEYIHTSLGRDFSDVSPLKGILFGGGKHKLKVEVDVSQLGDPNSIGNNI
- a CDS encoding circularly permuted type 2 ATP-grasp protein, whose protein sequence is MNQRTSQAANLLSGYKPALGVYDELCLPDGKSRDKYEFLLRSLNNLGGAELRRRKEDSLRILKESGVTYNVYGDERERAWGLDLFPLLMDSKEWDGIERGLAQRSELLNEILKDVYGPKRSLYEKKIPHEVLFQSGGFLRACAPVYDFTNFRLAFLATDISRDSQGNFYVIGDRIQAPSGSGYALENRIVLSRIFPSLYRDSQVHRVALYFRALRRTLNSFSSNKDREPLTILLTPGPGNETYFEHAYLAGYLGYTLAQAEDLTVRDNKVFLKTIEGLQQVDVIFRRVDDWYMDPLELKGDSLLGVPGILGAVRAGTITVANPIGSGFLENRAIHAYLPSLCKFYLGEDLILPNVPTLWMGDENSRKEVFTNPHKYAIKPAIRSPLDPSVFLSTLKESEMLELRTKVEARPERYVAQEILAGSTSPIFSGDSEELLIGKSVLRTFTCLSENGYTCMPGGLVRVSPKADELIITNQRGAISKDLWILASEEKKEFSLLPGQIGRMPIKRKGSGIPSRVADNMFWMGRYAERAENMSRLLRETVHKILEAEESYEKEQFSILLGILDQLSGYSLGFFETNGLDSLESIREKIFQLATSPYSSGSIRHDLNFFVGSTKAVRDRISDDTRYLISRLESETPRNSSYDEVLEYLQKLVNLFASLSGLANESMSRETGYYFLDMGKRLERAQFIARLLLSTIERTSVYNKSMFESLLNVNDIRITYRRRYKYRVEAESVVDILIFDESNPRSLAFQLERLRENTLFSSTGKDEEISEEIQRLTDVLVRFSEEDAKRLFEYADPAGGLRRWLEDILAQLKSVSDAVATKYFRYVENQVRLGGPYG
- a CDS encoding TonB-dependent receptor family protein — its product is MFQKRFRSSLVFSILIFSNSFLFSQPNGNNGANGTSSENEQEDPSKKEMSKQEETLAEKRRRFLESGQINVIGAKDDDIKKIPGSANVIGKKILKETNPIDSMEALRRVPGATIRYQDAVGLTPNIAFRGVSNEESRKTLILEDGVFTSLSPYGQPESYFVPHIDRMERVEVVKGSGSILFGPTTLGGIVNYVTRKPPEKPTFSAKVIGGMNGYASSLLQYGGTNQTTNTGYDISYMRNQGNGFRDYQGFRVNDLNLKLIQKLGEKDSVFLKYQSYQQEAQSTYLGLTQGLYWRNPRINPARYDQKSIDRQAAVIGHDHTFNENWKMITRAYWTNVGFLFRQESYSHNNLTEFGFPARPPENAFGVYAPDIIGNQPGDVIYMLNSTPNRHSFFKTGGLETKVEGKFNTFGLDHEIAFGARMHYESVNAANNVFPYPTLTKGITTQQQNRNARAYALYVQDSIKLTDKFKVIPGVRYEHIFQGVYTHRRLATADDISKGYANTVGQSILVNDANETYTKVVLPGIGLTFDITEKFIWFAGAHTAFSPPTFSTVQNPALGLGYKLSAERSNNYETGFRGNITRYFYTQVSTYALYFSNQIVNTNEAGSGLGAVPINAGRSVNRGVESNFVFDFGKFAESRWEIPLEFTYSYTKAISTTYVPVGTIQNADGTVSITNQPLFAVNSAGNLIKVNTNGNYLPYVPMNVFIGAIGVKSPSGFYARVEYQYFDKQYSDLQNTKNQSTDGSQGVVPAYGIWNADFGYEAPGGRWSIFVNGKNLEDRVYISGRLPVGIQQGPYRQINIGATLKLD
- a CDS encoding imelysin family protein; its protein translation is MRQNNSVRSGRFGRFFRIKKLILTAWIILSIFLLSIFISCSHKNSASGAANTNGYLYQMFNSFDPRSILQNLGNNIIPPLFVNLEASRVDLVNATNDLCASDSLSSAQAAWIAHKSDLKKVEPFRFGSTLAYFTRMDPFLINYLIESSPNTTELDDLDTFTVGDLSDAQQAIGQMKNKAKGISAIEYILFSRPGVNRGTAASCGDFPSAPNGRSALLRALVLEYSGHAFNVTSAWDTSGTNPLGTQLATAGNGTSATFPSSGAALDAILSGTIQLLSIMKDGKLEIPEGLSGGGNGSSPKSDRAESRFSGDSFQNLIDNFSTFKAIYTGNGTGAGLSDYVKFYSPTLDSEIKHEIAELDEHLGDITPSAADPPAAWGSSNSANFTAIKSSIADLSELLTILNTELAALTGSSPISGGPGGDGD
- a CDS encoding DUF2126 domain-containing protein, whose amino-acid sequence is MSLLVSLTHETSYEYDRPVALSPHIIRLRPAPHSRTRIVSYSLLVEPSEQFLNWQQDPFGNYQARLVFPKKTEKLKILVDLVAEIQVINPFDFFLEPDAEETPFIYSDALRKELLPYLSATDGSNALANYISGLRKDGILKSKRTVDFLVGLNQRVYQDISYVIRMEPGVQTCTQTLERRSGSCRDSAFLLVQILRHIGLASRFVSGYLIQLKPDEVSIHGPSGAKEDFTDLHAWAEVFLPGAGWVGLDPTSGLFAGEGHIPLAAVPEPGSASPVFGYSDPAESKFGFRMEVKRFQESPRVTKPYTDPTWDRVLKLGKDLDAKCKKNDIRVSIGGEPTFISDISRQDPQWNTLALGKEKLELGETLLTNLRKKFSPGSLVQVTQGKWYPGEPLPRWSLNVFWRKDGDSLWKNEGLFSSSSEKEKQDLDKELVSSDKFGEEVCKTLGISPKHMVPLYEDGFYYLWKEGQLPEWKDPKSEDFNSEDFSFEALERKKVLSLVDRDFKLKKAIAIPLQFNYTKSEWESSEWKYKRERLYLIPGDSPAGFRLPFSSISENFRPNAVLTDLSKSKKLSSRKDLDSKLEKRSSKEPKFFPTGKDLPIRTTLVIEPRLGSIHVFLPPVEGLEPWLDLISSIEFAAEKSGVQIVLEGYEPPSDARLGLFRITPDPGVLEVNLHPSSNFKELEEKTRILYEEAKELGLSAEKFLIDGRHTGTGGGNHITIGAMSPEDSPFLRRPDLLRSLVSYWQHHPSLSYLFSGLFIGPTSQAPRLDEGRDEILYEYELASSQLDKIKESNPWLVDRLFRNLLVDLTGNTHRAEISIDKLYPPMGSRLGLVELRGFEMPPHYKMSVVQQLLVLSLVCRFWEKPYVKAPTYWGTELHDRFLLPHFVWSDFKDVLRDLKEHGFAFQEEEFLPFFEFRFPVYGKTQREEVFLELRMALEPWNVLGEESSSFGTSRSVDSALERLQVKVEGWSDRYLLSCNGYEVPLRGTGRKGEAVSGIRFKAWNPVFTLHPNLPVHTPLVFDVWDTWSSRPLGGCRYYVSHPGGRAYDTFPVNSYEAESRRISRFLADGHSALDGSEPKRLKNTNGYTMDLRWIE